The Maylandia zebra isolate NMK-2024a linkage group LG7, Mzebra_GT3a, whole genome shotgun sequence genome contains a region encoding:
- the pmchl gene encoding pro-melanin-concentrating hormone, like, translated as MRQSRLSIIFAVALFFKCYALTVALPTAKAEDGSLEQDAFTSLLNDEATENSLGDAELSSMTKSRAPKVIVIATDANLWRDLRVLHNGLPLYKRRVDENNQVVEHKDVGQDLTIPIHRRDTMRCMVGRVYRPCWEV; from the coding sequence ATGAGGCAGTCGCGCCTGTCCATCATCTTTGCTGTAGCGCTCTTTTTCAAGTGCTACGCTCTGACAGTGGCATTACCCACGGCCAAGGCTGAAGACGGCTCCTTGGAGCAGGATGCTTTTACCTCCCTGCTGAACGATGAGGCCACGGAAAACAGCCTAGGCGATGCAGAGCTGTCCTCCATGACCAAATCCAGAGCTCCGAAGGTAATCGTCATCGCCACTGATGCAAACCTGTGGAGGGACCTGCGGGTGCTGCACAACGGGCTACCCCTCTACAAGCGGAGAGTCGACGAAAACAACCAGGTCGTCGAGCACAAAGATGTTGGACAGGACCTGACCATCCCCATCCACAGGAGGGACACCATGAGGTGCATGGTGGGACGAGTGTATCGGCCATGCTGGGAGGTGTAG